A single Sciurus carolinensis chromosome 15, mSciCar1.2, whole genome shotgun sequence DNA region contains:
- the Ttr gene encoding transthyretin, giving the protein MASHRLLLLCLAGLVFVSEAGPAGTGEPKCPLMVKVLDAVRGSPAVDVAVKVFKKAADGTWEPFATGKTGETGELHGLTTEEKFVEGVYRVELDSKSYWKSLGISPFHEYAEVVFTANDSGQRHYTIAALLSPYSYSTTAVVSNPKA; this is encoded by the exons ATGGCTTCTCACCGTCTACTCCTCCTCTGCCTCGCTGGACTGGTATTTGTGTCTGAAGCTGGCCCTGCG GGTACTGGGGAACCCAAGTGTCCTCTGATGGTCAAAGTCCTAGACGCCGTGCGAGGCAGTCCTGCTGTGGATGTGGCTGTGAAAGTGTTCAAAAAGGCTGCTGATGGCACCTGGGAGCCATTTGCCACTGG GAAGACTGGTGAAACAGGAGAATTGCACGGGCTCACGACAGAAGAGAAGTTTGTAGAAGGTGTATACAGGGTGGAATTGGACTCCAAATCCTACTGGAAGTCACTTGGCATTTCCCCGTTCCATGAATATGCAGAG GTTGTGTTCACAGCCAACGACTCCGGCCAGCGCCACTACACCATCGCTGCTCTGCTCAGCCCCTACTCTTACTCCACCACCGCCGTTGTCAGCAACCCCAAGGCATGA